The genomic segment ACCCGGTCGGGACGTGGAAGTGCGAGTACGAGATCGGCGGCCAGAAGCGAACGTCCACCCTGACGCTCAAGAAGGAGGGGGACAAGTACGCCGGGACGATGAGCTGGGCGGATCAGAAGGACGCGAAGATCAAGGACCCGAAATTCAAGGACGGCAAGCTGACGTTCACCGCCGAGCGCAAGTTCATGGATAACACGTTCACCGTCGAGTACACCCTGACGTTCGACGGGGACAAGTTCAAGGGGAAGAGCGCGGCGGAGTTCGGGGGCCAGAAGCAGGAGTGGGACATCGAGGGCAAGCGGGAGAAGAAGGACAAATAGCGATCGGACTGTCCGCTCCGTGCGGTACCGGGACTTGCGCTACGAACCCGCGGCCCGCAAATTCGGGTTACGGGTTCCGCACTCACGGGTGAATGGTCAACTCACTCTCGCAAGGGCGTCGCGATCAGGCGCCCCAACAACTCGCCCATCCGCCCGACCGAGAGTTGTGCGTTCGCGAGGACCTCGGCGTGGTCGAGCGGGGCGGCGCTCAGCCCCGCGGCCTTGTTCGTAATGCACGAA from the Frigoriglobus tundricola genome contains:
- a CDS encoding DUF2147 domain-containing protein; the protein is MKAILSAAMVLGLCGLAGARDEKADPVGTWKCEYEIGGQKRTSTLTLKKEGDKYAGTMSWADQKDAKIKDPKFKDGKLTFTAERKFMDNTFTVEYTLTFDGDKFKGKSAAEFGGQKQEWDIEGKREKKDK